Sequence from the Candidatus Accumulibacter similis genome:
GTACGGCATCGTCGAGGTGGTCGACCTGGCGCTGTGCCGCAACCCGACGACGCGCGAGGTGTGGTCCGCGGCGCGCGTACAGGCGGCCGATGTCGGTCTGGCGCAGGCCGAGTTCCTGCCGACCCTCGACGGCCGCGCCAGCGCCAGCCGCATCCGCGCCGACTCGCGCAGCGCCAGCCAGCGCAACGGCTCGCTGACCCTGTCCTGGCTGCTGTTCGACTTCGGCGCCCGCTCGGCCAACCTCGAGGTGGCGCGGCAACTGATGAGTGCCGCCACATCGACGCTCGACGCCAGCGTGCAGACGGTCTTCCTGAACGCCATGCAGGCCTACTTCAATGCGCAGGCGGCACGGGCGGCAGTGGCCGCGGCCGTCGAGTCGGAAAAGGCCAGCCGCGAGAGCCTCAACGCCGCCGAGGTCCGCTACCGGGTCGGCACCGGCACCCCGGCCGACCGGCTGCAGGCGCAGACGGCGTGGTCGCAGGCGACGCTGACCCGCATCCGCGCCGAGGGCGTGCGACAAAACAGCCTCGGGCGCCTGGCCAACGTCATGGGACTCGACGCCAACCAGCCGCTGCGTCTCGACGATCCGCCATCGGCGAGAGCGGACGAGCGTTTCAGCGACGACGTCGCGGCGCTGATCGGCGAGGCGCGCCTGCGGCGACCCGAGCTGAAGGCGGCCGAAGCCGAGTACCGCGCCGCCGAGGCCGGCATCGACTACGCCCGCGCCAGCGGCCTGCCGACCCTCTCGCTCGGCGCCGGCCCGAAGTGGGAGAGCATCGGCGGCGTCTCGGCGAACGCCAGCTCGATCGGCCTGACGCTCGACGTGCCGCTCTTCTCCGGCTTCAACACCACCTACAACGTGCGCGCCGCGCAGGCCCGCAGCGACGTCGCCGCCGCGCGACGCGACAACGTGCGCCAGCAGGTGGCGCTGGAAGTGTGGGAGTCCTGGCAGAGCCTGAACACCGCGACGCAGACGCTGCGCACCAGCGCCGACCTGCTGGCCAGCGCCGAACACTCGGAGCGCGTCGCCCTCGGCCGCTACAAGGCCGGCGTCGGCAACATCCTCGACGTTCTCAACGCGCAGAGCGCACTCGCCAACGCCCGCCTGCAGCGCGTGCAGGCGGCGCTCGACTGGCATGTCTCGCGCGCCACGCTGGCGCGCGCGCTCGGCGCCCTCGACGGCCAAGTGCTGTCATCGACCCGCAGCCGGCAGGACCCCAGATGAAGATCTCCGCCCGCAAGTCCCTGTTGTTCGTCGTCGCCGGTGCGCTCGCCGCCGGTGCCTTCTGGTGGTATCGCCAGAACAGTGGCGAATCGCTCGAGCAGCGCTACAAGCTGCAGACGGTCGAGCGTGGCGACGTCACGCAGACGGTTTCGGCTAATGGCACGCTGAATCCGATCGTCCTGGTCAACGTCGGGACGCAGGTTTCCGGCACCGTCACCAGGCTCTACGTGGACTTCAACGACAAGGTCGAGAAGGGGCAGGCACTGCTCGAACTCGACGACCGCCTGCT
This genomic interval carries:
- a CDS encoding TolC family protein, with translation MLVLLSAELPAFDLGDPFATRDITPERPVLRIDGGIVPCQVPAADAPYGIVEVVDLALCRNPTTREVWSAARVQAADVGLAQAEFLPTLDGRASASRIRADSRSASQRNGSLTLSWLLFDFGARSANLEVARQLMSAATSTLDASVQTVFLNAMQAYFNAQAARAAVAAAVESEKASRESLNAAEVRYRVGTGTPADRLQAQTAWSQATLTRIRAEGVRQNSLGRLANVMGLDANQPLRLDDPPSARADERFSDDVAALIGEARLRRPELKAAEAEYRAAEAGIDYARASGLPTLSLGAGPKWESIGGVSANASSIGLTLDVPLFSGFNTTYNVRAAQARSDVAAARRDNVRQQVALEVWESWQSLNTATQTLRTSADLLASAEHSERVALGRYKAGVGNILDVLNAQSALANARLQRVQAALDWHVSRATLARALGALDGQVLSSTRSRQDPR